In Methanobacterium paludis, the following proteins share a genomic window:
- a CDS encoding DUF2769 domain-containing protein: MRKIDFTMENIKKCVCTKCAVQIESQCVKDKLKIMLLITQQDLDSPMMMGPDRVPGVYCATGKATCKDIKTNRICKCNDCPIWKENSLKEGEPSRHFCRNGEVK; the protein is encoded by the coding sequence ATGCGTAAAATTGATTTTACCATGGAAAACATCAAAAAATGTGTATGCACCAAGTGCGCTGTCCAAATTGAAAGTCAATGCGTTAAAGATAAACTGAAAATAATGCTATTAATAACCCAACAAGATCTGGACAGCCCCATGATGATGGGACCCGATAGAGTTCCAGGAGTGTACTGTGCAACAGGTAAAGCCACATGTAAAGATATTAAAACTAATAGAATTTGTAAATGTAATGACTGTCCCATCTGGAAAGAAAACAGCCTCAAAGAGGGTGAACCGAGTCGTCATTTCTGTAGAAATGGGGAAGTAAAATAA
- a CDS encoding TIGR04165 family Cys-rich peptide, translating to MKIKLSEKCPKCGCQDKTIKRSLDPVHHAHATTGAVTCTKCGYVFKSRRDEEDKE from the coding sequence ATGAAAATTAAATTAAGCGAGAAATGTCCTAAATGTGGTTGTCAAGACAAAACCATTAAAAGAAGTCTCGACCCTGTGCATCATGCCCATGCAACAACAGGAGCCGTGACCTGTACTAAATGCGGGTACGTATTCAAGTCCCGCAGGGATGAGGAGGATAAAGAGTAA
- a CDS encoding NUDIX hydrolase — translation MINHVYGLAVRVFLTDENGKILILKRSTDSKTNPGKWELPGGKVDQDESFDHALTREVYEETKLKIALDHVVGAAEQNLHIIRAVHIIMSGNVVEGELTLSSEHEGYAWVYSKNLSNYELADWLEDYITNKNNILDQGKRDGKQENKTTEDAKNILKPWVNSIKDSMDKIVKKK, via the coding sequence ATGATAAACCACGTTTATGGACTTGCAGTTCGAGTGTTTCTCACTGATGAAAATGGTAAAATTCTCATTCTCAAGAGATCTACAGATTCCAAGACTAATCCCGGGAAATGGGAACTTCCCGGTGGAAAAGTAGATCAAGATGAATCCTTTGACCATGCATTAACAAGGGAAGTCTATGAAGAAACTAAACTAAAAATAGCCCTTGATCACGTAGTTGGAGCTGCTGAACAGAATTTACATATAATAAGGGCTGTTCACATCATAATGTCTGGAAATGTGGTTGAAGGTGAACTCACTTTGAGCAGTGAACATGAGGGTTATGCATGGGTCTATTCAAAAAACCTATCCAACTATGAATTAGCAGATTGGCTTGAAGATTACATAACTAATAAAAATAACATCTTAGATCAGGGAAAACGAGACGGCAAACAGGAAAATAAAACTACAGAAGATGCTAAAAACATTTTAAAACCATGGGTTAATTCAATTAAAGATTCTATGGATAAAATAGTGAAAAAAAAGTAG
- a CDS encoding prenyltransferase, with amino-acid sequence MLAVLFNADFVLSKFILGYVILFLATLAVHYHNDYFDFEADQYVTPTAISGGSGVLVENPQWRELSKRIAISIIGLSILFAVIFTVIFSYTIWFLLFVIFGNLLAWFYAAPPVKLSYRGLGEFGNTAIGILFPAMGYFALMGTLDLPFLVFIMPLIFLQLIFTISVEIPDMEGDKLGGKVTWIVSRGRGFGFKLIAFSGFMVTVSFLIISFTNLFPLNLDFRILALFSLIPLSLGIVELIKKPLDKVSATKFATYNLVSIFTVLILINCYLIYILG; translated from the coding sequence TTGCTTGCTGTTTTATTCAATGCGGACTTTGTTTTAAGCAAATTTATACTGGGATACGTTATTCTATTTCTTGCCACACTTGCGGTACATTACCACAACGATTATTTTGATTTTGAGGCAGATCAGTACGTCACACCAACTGCAATTTCAGGTGGTAGTGGAGTCCTGGTTGAAAATCCACAGTGGAGGGAGTTATCAAAAAGGATAGCAATCAGCATTATAGGGTTATCCATACTTTTTGCCGTAATTTTTACAGTTATATTTTCTTACACAATATGGTTTTTATTGTTTGTCATTTTTGGAAACCTTTTAGCGTGGTTCTACGCTGCTCCTCCTGTTAAACTATCCTATAGAGGATTAGGAGAATTTGGAAATACTGCAATTGGTATTTTATTTCCCGCCATGGGCTATTTTGCATTAATGGGAACATTAGACCTTCCATTTTTGGTTTTCATTATGCCCTTAATCTTTTTACAGTTAATATTCACAATCAGTGTTGAGATCCCTGATATGGAGGGGGATAAGCTGGGTGGTAAAGTTACCTGGATTGTGTCACGCGGTCGTGGTTTTGGTTTCAAGTTGATTGCATTTTCCGGCTTTATGGTAACTGTTTCATTTCTTATTATTTCTTTTACAAACTTATTTCCACTTAATTTAGATTTTAGAATACTTGCACTGTTTTCGTTGATTCCACTGAGTTTAGGGATTGTAGAATTAATAAAAAAACCGTTGGATAAGGTATCTGCCACAAAATTTGCAACTTACAACCTTGTTTCCATATTTACAGTTTTAATCTTAATTAACTGCTATTTAATCTACATATTGGGATGA
- a CDS encoding prenyltransferase, which yields MDKDQREFLIYNDFTADTLFKVIKLGRPQYLVGNFLLFTMGALLAVLFSADFVLSKFLLGYSVLFTAHLAVHYSNDYFDFDTDHYNAPTAISGGSGILVENPELREFSKWFSIFLVGLSLALTAAFTIIFNYPLSFFLFLLFGNLLAWFYTAPPVKLVYRRLGEVANMVAVVIFLGTGYFALMGTLDLPFFIFTVPVIFLQLIFINSFEIPDMEGDKLGGKVTWIVSRGRGFGFKLIAVSGFLATFSFLVISFTNLFPSTLDFRVLALISLISLSLGIVEVVKKPLDRVSATKFASINVASLFIMSILINCYLIYLLK from the coding sequence ATGGATAAAGACCAAAGAGAGTTCCTGATTTATAACGATTTCACGGCTGACACATTATTTAAAGTTATTAAGTTAGGCAGGCCCCAGTATTTAGTTGGTAACTTTCTTCTTTTCACCATGGGAGCTTTGCTTGCTGTTTTATTCAGTGCGGACTTTGTTTTAAGTAAGTTCTTACTGGGATACTCTGTTTTGTTCACGGCTCATCTTGCAGTTCACTACAGTAACGATTATTTTGATTTTGATACTGACCATTACAACGCACCAACTGCAATTTCAGGTGGTAGTGGAATTCTGGTTGAAAATCCTGAATTGAGAGAGTTTTCAAAATGGTTTTCTATTTTTCTTGTAGGTTTATCTCTGGCTCTTACAGCAGCTTTTACGATTATTTTTAATTATCCCCTATCTTTCTTCCTGTTCCTGTTATTTGGAAACCTTCTGGCATGGTTTTACACGGCTCCTCCTGTCAAACTGGTTTACAGAAGGTTGGGGGAAGTTGCAAACATGGTTGCAGTTGTCATATTTTTAGGAACAGGCTACTTTGCCCTAATGGGGACATTAGACCTTCCATTTTTTATTTTTACAGTTCCAGTAATCTTTTTACAGTTAATCTTTATCAATAGCTTTGAGATCCCTGATATGGAGGGTGATAAGCTGGGTGGTAAGGTTACCTGGATTGTGTCACGTGGCCGTGGTTTTGGTTTTAAGTTGATTGCGGTTTCAGGATTTCTGGCTACTTTTTCGTTTCTTGTTATCTCATTTACGAATTTGTTTCCTTCAACCCTGGATTTTAGGGTGCTTGCACTTATTTCGTTGATTTCTTTGAGTTTAGGGATTGTGGAGGTGGTGAAAAAACCTTTGGATAGGGTATCTGCAACGAAATTTGCCAGTATTAACGTTGCATCACTTTTCATCATGTCGATTTTAATTAACTGTTACTTGATCTATCTCCTAAAATGA
- a CDS encoding exopolysaccharide biosynthesis protein — protein MSVNNGVRTSDFVSRISLEIPSDGITFKDFLELIGEQGFLMSCIILVAPFLLPVSIPGSSLPFGLAIILINMGILFNRHPLLPKRVMEYKISQDNMLRILNGMVRVLTTLEKFTKQRSMFLFNTQVMKYVNSLIIIFCAFLLMLPLPVPLTDFLPAYGILFLAVGSLERDGYLIFAGYLLVIITTIYFSLIAILGLSGMKIILAHLGLPY, from the coding sequence GTGAGTGTAAATAATGGTGTTAGAACTTCGGATTTTGTTTCCAGGATCTCTCTGGAAATTCCCTCTGACGGTATAACATTTAAAGATTTTCTGGAACTTATAGGAGAACAAGGATTTTTAATGTCATGTATTATCCTGGTGGCTCCTTTTTTACTTCCAGTATCAATTCCAGGGAGTAGTTTGCCATTTGGATTGGCCATAATCTTAATAAATATGGGCATACTGTTCAATAGGCATCCTCTGCTCCCTAAACGTGTTATGGAATATAAAATATCCCAAGATAATATGCTACGTATTTTAAATGGAATGGTTCGTGTTTTGACAACTTTAGAAAAGTTTACAAAGCAACGTTCTATGTTTTTGTTTAATACGCAGGTCATGAAGTATGTAAACAGTTTAATAATAATTTTTTGTGCATTTTTGCTGATGTTACCATTGCCAGTTCCTTTAACAGATTTTTTACCAGCTTATGGGATTCTTTTTTTGGCGGTTGGTTCGCTTGAGCGTGATGGATACTTGATTTTTGCAGGCTACCTCTTGGTGATTATAACTACCATTTACTTCAGTTTGATAGCAATACTTGGACTAAGCGGAATGAAAATTATTTTAGCCCATTTAGGGTTGCCT